The proteins below come from a single Caenibius sp. WL genomic window:
- a CDS encoding alpha/beta hydrolase: protein MPLNETSAGILAFMNANMPSMQGLTAQEFRAYSAQMVQPADPADRVTMQDVDAGGVPARIYRREEAGAAEPVVAFYHGGGYIACGIDSHERLCSRLARLGACAVVSVDYRLAPEHVFPAAVDDALTAARWVAENGAQYGLDTARMMLAGDSAGGTLATVTAARIRDEGGPAIAHQLLIYPGTDMVTDFPSAREYDEGYFLDRDFSELCLNAYLPDPADRAHPWASPSRAADLSGLPAATIMTAECDPLRDGGRLYARQLQDAGIAAEYIEYPGVFHGFASMFGTIAEADQAVEKAGEVIRRTFA, encoded by the coding sequence ATGCCGCTTAACGAAACCTCCGCCGGTATCCTTGCATTCATGAACGCCAACATGCCGTCGATGCAGGGGCTCACGGCGCAGGAGTTCCGCGCTTACAGCGCGCAGATGGTGCAGCCTGCCGATCCGGCGGACCGGGTGACGATGCAGGATGTCGATGCCGGAGGCGTCCCCGCGCGAATCTACCGGCGGGAAGAAGCGGGCGCGGCGGAGCCGGTCGTCGCGTTCTACCACGGTGGCGGCTATATCGCCTGCGGGATCGACAGCCACGAACGGCTCTGCAGCCGCCTCGCCCGGCTGGGCGCATGCGCGGTGGTCTCGGTCGATTATCGCCTGGCGCCCGAACACGTCTTCCCGGCGGCGGTGGACGATGCGCTCACCGCCGCGCGCTGGGTGGCGGAAAACGGCGCGCAATACGGGCTGGATACCGCGCGGATGATGCTGGCGGGCGACAGCGCGGGCGGCACTCTTGCCACCGTCACCGCCGCGCGCATTCGCGATGAAGGCGGGCCGGCTATCGCCCACCAGTTGCTGATCTATCCCGGCACCGACATGGTTACGGATTTCCCTTCCGCCCGCGAATACGACGAAGGCTATTTCCTCGATCGCGACTTTTCCGAACTGTGCCTCAATGCCTATCTCCCGGATCCGGCGGACCGGGCGCATCCCTGGGCTTCGCCGTCGCGCGCCGCCGATCTGTCCGGCTTGCCCGCGGCCACGATCATGACCGCCGAATGCGATCCCTTGCGCGATGGCGGCAGGCTCTATGCACGCCAGTTGCAGGATGCGGGCATCGCCGCTGAATACATCGAATATCCCGGCGTTTTCCATGGCTTCGCCAGCATGTTCGGCACGATCGCCGAAGCCGACCAGGCAGTGGAGAAAGCGGGCGAAGTGATCCGGCGCACTTTCGCCTGA